In the Loxodonta africana isolate mLoxAfr1 chromosome 1, mLoxAfr1.hap2, whole genome shotgun sequence genome, one interval contains:
- the LOC100655144 gene encoding LOW QUALITY PROTEIN: patr class I histocompatibility antigen, B-2 alpha chain-like (The sequence of the model RefSeq protein was modified relative to this genomic sequence to represent the inferred CDS: substituted 1 base at 1 genomic stop codon): MAPRTLLLLLSGALALTQTGAGSHSLRYFYTAVSRPGRGEPRFIEVGYVDDTQFVWFDSDAANPREEPRAPWIQQEGPEYWDRNTQIAKDSAQTDRVNLRTLRGYYNQSDAGSHTIQRMXGCEVGPDGRLLRGYGQHAYDGADYIALNEDLSSWTAADTAAQITRHKWEAEKVADQIRAYVEGRCQESLRRYLENGKESLQRADPPKAHITHHPISDREATLRCWALSFYPAEITLTWQRDGEDQTQDMELVETRPAGDGTFQKWAAMVVPSGEEQRYTCHVQHEGLPKPLTLTWESRSQSPAIIMGIIAGLVFLVVVVALVAGAVIWRKKSSGGKGGNYAQAASSNSAQGSDVSLMACKA; the protein is encoded by the exons ATGGCGCCCCGGACCCTCCTCCTGCTGCTCTCGGGGGCCCTGGCCCTGACCCAGACCGGGGCGG GCTCCCACTCCCTGAGGTATTTCTACACCGCCGTGTCCCGGCCCGGCCGCGGGGAGCCCCGCTTCATCGAAGTCGGCTACGTGGACGACACGCAGTTCGTGTGGTTCGACAGCGACGCCGCGAACCCGAGGGAGGAGCCGCGGGCGCCGTGGATCCAGCAGGAGGGTCCGGAGTATTGGGATCGGAACACACAGATCGCCAAGGACAGCGCACAGACTGACCGAGTGAACCTGCGGACCCTGCGCGGCTACTACAACCAGAGCGACGCCG GGTCTCACACCATCCAGAGGATGTAGGGCTGTGAAGTGGGGCCCGACGGGCGCCTCCTCCGTGGCTATGGGCAGCACGCCTACGACGGCGCCGACTACATCGCCCTGAACGAGGACCTGAGCTCCTGGACCGCGGCGGACACGGCCGCTCAGATCACCCGGCACAAGTGGGAGGCTGAGAAGGTTGCAGATCAGATCAGGGCCTACGTAGAGGGCAGGTGCCAGGAGTCGCTCCGCAGATACCTGGAGAACGGGAAGGAATCTCTGCAGCGCGCAG ACCCCCCCAAAGCACACATAACCCACCACCCCATCTCTGACCGTGAGGCCACGCTGCGGTGCTGGGCCCTGAGCTTCTATCCTGCGGAGATCACCCTGACCTGGCAGCGAGATGGAGAGGACCAGACCCAGGACATGGAGCTTGTGGAGACCAGGCCTGCAGGGGACGGAACCTTCCAGAAGTGGGCAGCCATGGTGGTGCCCTCTGGAGAGGAGCAGAGATACACGTGCCATGTGCAGCATGAGGGGCTGCCCAAGCCTCTCACCCTGACATGGG AGTCccgttctcagtcccctgccatCATCATGGGAATCATTGCTGGCCTGGTATTCCTTGTGGTCGTTGTAGCTCTGGTGGCTGGAGCTGTGATCTGGAGGAAGAAGAGCTCAG GTGGAAAAGGAGGGAACTATGCTCAGGCTGCAA GCAGCAACAGTGCCCAGGGCTCTGATGTGTCTCTCATGGCTTGTAAAG CATGA